GATGATAATTGCCGATATGTTACAATTATCTAAACGTCTTCTTTTGACATAATACACTGAACAAATTCATAGAGCTTTAGTTTGCACAGTTCCTAAAATGTAGCCCTTGATACCTGAGTACCAACAAGTTTCTTGTCAAATCCTGTAAAGCTAGTACTTTGTGATGAAGATGCCCCATCTGATGGAGGATGACAACCTTTATCATATATCATTGAGTAGTCTGTTATCACACCAGCGCCTTCTTGGTGAAGATCAAATGGTAGCTGTGGAATGCTGGCATCCCCTAACAGAACTTGCACAACACTTCTCATACTGGGTCTGTGATCAGCAAGAGGGTGAGAGCAAAGTAAGCCAAGACTAAGCACAACCTCTGCTTCATATTGGTTGTATTCATCTAGAGTAGGATCAACTGCATGAAGTATTTTTCCTCCAGAATGTAGGTCCCTAACCCAGTCTACCAGAACCAATTCTTCAGGGATCTTTTGTGGCTCGATTGGCCTCCTACCAGAAACTAACTCTAGCATAAGTGCACCATAGCCATACACGTCTGTTCTTGTTGTGGCTTTACCTGTCTTGGTGAGTTCAGGAGCCAGGTACCCCAGTGTCCCAACTATGTGAGTGGTCTGTGGGTGCAATCCATGGTCATAAGTCCTTGCAAGACCAAAATCTCCAAGCTTAGCATTAAGATCTGCATCTATTAGGACATTGCTCGGCTTCACATCTCTGTGAACTACTATCTGGTCGCATTCTTCGTGAAGGTATAATAATGCCTGTGCAACGCCAACTAGTATATTATACCGTTTCTCCCATGTTAGTAACTTCTTTTTCTGCTGAGGATTTTCAAACAATAGGTGATCGAGGCTTCCATTTGGAACATAATCGTAAATGAGGTGCAGCTCGTCTTGTCGGCGACACCATCCGTGTAGCTGTACCAGATTACGATGCCTGAGTCGTCCCATGCTTGTTATTTCGGCTACAAATTCCCTCATTCCCTGGCGGGAGTCTTGAGCTATTCGCTTTATTGCCACTTCCAGCCCCGTTTCAGGGATGACACCCTTATAGACTCTTCCAAAACCTCCAGATCCAATAAGGTGTTTCTCACCAAATCCTTTTGTTGCTGCAACGAGATCTGAATACTTGAATCTTCGAGCTCCATACTCAACCTCCCAGTCTTCTAAAATGTCATCTTCGTTATTGAAGTGGTGTATGATGTGAGTAGCACCTAATATAATCAAGATAACTAGAGTGACAGTGGCCAAACTGATGCCCACAATGAATCCCTTACTATGAATTACTTTCACCGATTTATCCAGAGATGGGAGTTCAGATGGATCTAAATCTTGTGCCTTCCCACCAAAACAAAAGCTCCAGCCAAGGATATTATGGCTGGCCGAGAGCAAACCTGTGGAAGCAGTAAAGCCAATGTACATATATTCATTTATCACTGTTGAGAGGTCAATAGGAAGACTTATCAGGGGCTTTTGTGGCCTCAATATGCCAACAGGAGCTACAGTTACATTCAGCAGCATCTCTTGATTGTTATATTCAATCCATGCATGGAATGGACTTCCACTCTTAAGATTAATGGACATGGTGGTGTTGCCTATGAAATAAGCTGCTGGTTTAGAAATATTAGAGAACAAGCTAGATATGTCAATCCCAACATGATTATCATTGATATCCATGAATTCAAGATTTTGGACAACATCAAACTCAACAGCTAGTGCTCGGGTGGAATAAGTTTCCATACTAGTATCATTTGGAAGGCCCATGTACTGATTTAAACGACATTCTGGTGGTTGTTTGGTGGACAGGAGAACAAAGGTGAGGCCATGGCCCCCAATCTCTGGATACTTTGGGTTTATGGAGAACACAAAATTGGTGCTGAAGGTGACAACAGAAGATTTGTTACCTTTATTTTGACTTGGCATGAATTGCAAAGCAGATGGATAAAATGCATGTCCTATGAGCTTCGGTTTATCATTAGTGATTGCCAATATGCCATCAGATCTTAAATATGAATCTCCATCAAAACTCAGATCTGCATGCTTGAACCCGTTGTATGTGAAATTTACTTGAGAATGGACAAATTGTAGAAGAAGAAGTTGCAACATG
This sequence is a window from Apium graveolens cultivar Ventura chromosome 9, ASM990537v1, whole genome shotgun sequence. Protein-coding genes within it:
- the LOC141685044 gene encoding L-type lectin-domain containing receptor kinase IV.2-like gives rise to the protein MKFLFFMLQLLLLQFVHSQVNFTYNGFKHADLSFDGDSYLRSDGILAITNDKPKLIGHAFYPSALQFMPSQNKGNKSSVVTFSTNFVFSINPKYPEIGGHGLTFVLLSTKQPPECRLNQYMGLPNDTSMETYSTRALAVEFDVVQNLEFMDINDNHVGIDISSLFSNISKPAAYFIGNTTMSINLKSGSPFHAWIEYNNQEMLLNVTVAPVGILRPQKPLISLPIDLSTVINEYMYIGFTASTGLLSASHNILGWSFCFGGKAQDLDPSELPSLDKSVKVIHSKGFIVGISLATVTLVILIILGATHIIHHFNNEDDILEDWEVEYGARRFKYSDLVAATKGFGEKHLIGSGGFGRVYKGVIPETGLEVAIKRIAQDSRQGMREFVAEITSMGRLRHRNLVQLHGWCRRQDELHLIYDYVPNGSLDHLLFENPQQKKKLLTWEKRYNILVGVAQALLYLHEECDQIVVHRDVKPSNVLIDADLNAKLGDFGLARTYDHGLHPQTTHIVGTLGYLAPELTKTGKATTRTDVYGYGALMLELVSGRRPIEPQKIPEELVLVDWVRDLHSGGKILHAVDPTLDEYNQYEAEVVLSLGLLCSHPLADHRPSMRSVVQVLLGDASIPQLPFDLHQEGAGVITDYSMIYDKGCHPPSDGASSSQSTSFTGFDKKLVGTQVSRATF